Part of the Pedobacter roseus genome is shown below.
TATCAAGCAAACTAACTTTTATATACACATGAAGAAAAACTTTAGGGTACTTGCTTTGGCAGGTATCGTAGTACTTGGTGTAGCCGGATCAGGTTCGGTATATGCTCAGAAGAAATCTAAAACCACAAAAGGCGCAACTCCTGCAACGCCTGCAGCTGCTGCAGCAGCGCCCAAAAAAGAAGGCATTAAACCATTTTCGGAAGTAATTACAGCAAAAGCAAAAACTACAAACGGTTTATTCAAAACCCACAAAGTTGATGATAAATGGTACTTTGAAATACCGGATTCGATGATTAACCGCGAAATGCTTGTGGTTACCCGTTTGGCAAAAGTACCTGCAGGCGTAAAAGTGGGTAACCAGCAATATGGTGGTGAAGAATTAAACGAACAGGTTTGGAAATGGGAGCGTAGAGGCAAACAGGTTTACATCCGTGTACCAAGTTATGCAACCAAAGCCGATCCAAACAGCGATATGTACGAATCGGTACAAAACTCTAACCTGGCACAGATTTTAGCCAGTTTCGAAATCAAGGCTTATAATAAAGATACCACCGGTGTGGTGATCGATGTTACCGATTTTTATAACGGCGATGTAATGGCCATCGGTGCTACCGATCAGATCCGTAAGGCCTATAAAGTAACCATGTATGATGCTACACGTTCTTACATTGACACCGTAAAAACTTTTCCGATCAATATTGAGGTAAAAACGGCTAAAACTTACCGTGCAGCAGAATCGCCAACGGATAACAGTAATGCTGCAGTAACTTTCGAGTTTAACACTTCGATGTTATTATTGCCAAAAATCCCTGTAAAAGCAAGGATAATGGACAGCAGAGTAGGTTTCTTCGGTCAATCGCAGATTGATTATGGGAGCAATGCACAAAAAGCAGAACGTACCGCATATATCCACCGTTGGAATCTGGTTCCAAAAGATACCAATGCCTACAAACGTGGCGAACTGGTAGAACCGGTAAAACCGATTGTAATTTACATCGATCCCGCTACACCTAAAAAATGGGTGCCGTTTTTGATTCAGGGAATTAACGATTGGCAGGTAGCTTTTGAGGCTGCAGGTTTCAAAAATGCTATTATGGGTAAAGAAGCGCCAACCGCGCAGCAAGATCCTCAATTCAGCGTAGAAGATTCAAGATATTCTGTTGTTCGTTATTTCGCATCCGATATTGCCAATGCCTATGGACCGCACATCAGCGATCCGCGTACCGGTCAGATTTTAGAAACACACATCGGTTGGTACCATAATGTAATGAACCTATTGCGTAACTGGTATTTTGTGCAAACAGCAGCCATTAATCCAGAAGTGCGCAAAGCGCAGTTTAGTGATGCACAAATGGGCGAACTGATCCGTTTCGTATCATCACACGAAATTGGTCATACTTTAGGTTTACCGCACAACTTCGGTTCTAGCTACGCTTATCCTGTTGATTCGTTACGTTCTAAAACATTTACTGATAAACATGGTACTGCGCCATCGATTATGGATTACGCCCGTTTTAACTATATCGCTCAACCTGGCGATGGTGTAACCAAACTTCACCCTCAAATTGGAGAATACGATAAATGGGTGGTAAAATGGGGCTATTCCTGGATTCCTGGCAACAAAACTGCTGAACAGGAAAAAGAGGTTTTAGATCAATGGACCTTGAAAAATGCAGGTAATCCTTTATACTTCTATGGCCGTCAGGGAACTAGTTTAGATCCGCGTTTGCAGAGCGAAGATTTAGGTGATAATGCCATGAAAGCGAGTACCTATGGTATTGCCAACTTAAAACGCATTTTACCAAACGTAGAAAAATGGACTTACCAAAAAGGAAAAGACTATAGCGATTTAAAAGAAATCTATACCGAAATTGTAGGGCAGTTTAACCGTTACATGGGGCATGTAGCTACAAACGTTGGTGGATTAAGCGAAAACTTTAAAACTTATGAACAAAGCGGTCCGGTTTACGCTTACTTACCTAAAGCAAAACAAAAAGAAGCTATCGCTTTCTTTAATCAGCAATTGTTTACTACACCGCTTTGGTTAATCAGTAACGAGCAGTTGAGCAAATT
Proteins encoded:
- a CDS encoding zinc-dependent metalloprotease, whose translation is MKKNFRVLALAGIVVLGVAGSGSVYAQKKSKTTKGATPATPAAAAAAPKKEGIKPFSEVITAKAKTTNGLFKTHKVDDKWYFEIPDSMINREMLVVTRLAKVPAGVKVGNQQYGGEELNEQVWKWERRGKQVYIRVPSYATKADPNSDMYESVQNSNLAQILASFEIKAYNKDTTGVVIDVTDFYNGDVMAIGATDQIRKAYKVTMYDATRSYIDTVKTFPINIEVKTAKTYRAAESPTDNSNAAVTFEFNTSMLLLPKIPVKARIMDSRVGFFGQSQIDYGSNAQKAERTAYIHRWNLVPKDTNAYKRGELVEPVKPIVIYIDPATPKKWVPFLIQGINDWQVAFEAAGFKNAIMGKEAPTAQQDPQFSVEDSRYSVVRYFASDIANAYGPHISDPRTGQILETHIGWYHNVMNLLRNWYFVQTAAINPEVRKAQFSDAQMGELIRFVSSHEIGHTLGLPHNFGSSYAYPVDSLRSKTFTDKHGTAPSIMDYARFNYIAQPGDGVTKLHPQIGEYDKWVVKWGYSWIPGNKTAEQEKEVLDQWTLKNAGNPLYFYGRQGTSLDPRLQSEDLGDNAMKASTYGIANLKRILPNVEKWTYQKGKDYSDLKEIYTEIVGQFNRYMGHVATNVGGLSENFKTYEQSGPVYAYLPKAKQKEAIAFFNQQLFTTPLWLISNEQLSKFDNGVLLNRIKGVQTNTLGNLLSAPRIARLLDNETKNGTAKAYTLPELFTDLRSSVFVAGRADAFKRNLQRAYVDRLQDLMTKDSELPVGFPVEYAASYGLTPINVGLSDIRPLVRAELKTLLATTKARAAAGDAITKAHYEDLSIRIKDILDPKK